The segment GGGCGCCCCCATCGCTTTGTCAGTACAATTCCGAGAGCCATGCTGGCGGTCCCGACTATCCCTGCTGCAATGCCAACCCAATCGAGGCTAGCTCCGGGAGCGAGGACCATTATTGCAATTCCAAAAACTCCGCATACCGCCCAGCCAATGCGCCAGAAGGTGGGACTCTGTGCTGTGAGTAGCCATGCGAAGGTGATCACGAAGAGAGGCTGACAGGCGGCTAGCACAGACGCAATTCCTCCGGGAAGTCGATACGCGGCCAAGAACAAGAGCGGAAACCAAATGCCGATGTTCAACACGGAAAGTATTACTGATCGGATGATCCAAACGCCTTTCGGAAGGAAGCGGCAAATCAGTAAACCGAGGATCCCTCCGGGTAGTGCCCTCAGGACGCTAGACCAGAAGGGAAATCCCGCTGGAAGAAGTTGGCTTGTTACAACGTATGTGGTGCCCCAAACTATTGGCGCAGATGCGGTGACTAGTGTCCACAAGAAATTGTCACGCGACGTAAATTGAGTACTGGTCATATCTAACCTCATTTCTTCGCTACTGAATCGAGGAAGAATTCAGGTTTAAGGCTTCTAGCGATTTGAGCTGCGGCATTTACCACTTCAACCATCACGTCAAAGTTCGCCGTTTGGGAGCGATTATCGGTCTCTGAATCAATGGCGCGCATCACAAACTTCGTGATTGCCTTGCCGCGAACCCCCTGAGAACTTGCATTTATGAGAGATCTTTGAACTGCTTTTTCCACCAGCTCGTCGTCTAGTGCGATCTCCTTACTAGGTGCAACTAGTATTAGGAATCCTCCTGGGCCAACAGTCTCGATGTGTGTGGCAGCTGCAGTTGCTATTTCAATAGGGTCTTGACTGAAACTTTCTAGGAATGCACCGGATTTTCTGCAATAGAATGCGGGAAATTCTGATGTCCCGAAGCCTACAACTGGTACCCCTAGAGATTCCAAGACCTCCGAAGTCTTGGGAATGTCCAAGAACTTCTTTACACCTGCGGATACAACAATTGTTTTACGACTCGAAATCTCATGTAGATCTGCAGATACATCCAAAGTCTCGGAAAAATCCCGATGAACACCTCCAAGTCCTGCTGTGGAGAAGATTCTGATACCTGCAAGTTCACATATTGCTATAGAAGCACTTGCTGTTGTGGCCCCCACCTTCCCTTGAGCTATGCAGAGTGCGATATCTCGAGCTGACACCTTGATAGGCTTCGGGTCATCGGTCAATAACTCCACATCTTTCGGACTGGCGCCTATGCAGATCCGTTTATCTCGAATAAAAGTTAGAGCAGGAACAACCCCGTTGGATCTGATTATCTCATCGCAAGCGTTAAACATCTCCAGGTTGCGAGGATAAGGTAAGCCGTGGGAGAGAACATTCGACTCTAGGCCGAGGATTGGAAGGCCGTTGGATAGTGCGTTTTGGACCTCGTCGGAGTATTCGATAGGTACATTATGCAAGGTAATCAGGCTCCCGAATCAACGTGGCTCGTTGAGGGATTAGCATTTTTTCAACTACAGCTTCCTCCCAATCCCTCTCATCTATGGAATTTAAGCGAATTGATACTTTTCCAGGCTTTGTAGGGAAATGTGCGGCAATCACTTCCGTTACTTCGTCAGCGAGTGCGCTTCGATCTGAGTCCGACATTGAGTTGGGGAAATGATAGATTTCAATATGGGGCATGGTGCTCTCCTACTTATTTACGGTTGACGAATAGTGTTGAAAATCTCGAATTGTATTGCCAAGTGTGGTTACAAATGGCGGCTTTAAAATCTCATAATGATCTACTTCCACTTCGATCGATTTCATGAATTCACCATTTGCGCTGAGTAGTGCATCAATAGACGAGTATTTATCGCCCTTTGCTTTTACGACCAGTGTGGGGCAAACTGGCTGGTAGTGCTCAATCTCGTCAAATGTATACTCGAACTGATATTGCGTAGCAACGAGCCTGACGATGCGTGACACCTGACCGTAACTAATGTCTTTATTCTTTGCGTGAATAAATTTGATAGCATCCTCAATTGTTTGACAGCTCCGCCGAGCTGAACGAAAGTCGTCCGCTCGTAGGGGTGAATTGA is part of the Corynebacterium aurimucosum ATCC 700975 genome and harbors:
- a CDS encoding EamA family transporter; translated protein: MRLDMTSTQFTSRDNFLWTLVTASAPIVWGTTYVVTSQLLPAGFPFWSSVLRALPGGILGLLICRFLPKGVWIIRSVILSVLNIGIWFPLLFLAAYRLPGGIASVLAACQPLFVITFAWLLTAQSPTFWRIGWAVCGVFGIAIMVLAPGASLDWVGIAAGIVGTASMALGIVLTKRWGRPTDAFTWTSWLLSWSGLMLIPIAFLLEGNPPALTSTSLMGYLWLSLVGGLLTYWAWFSGLAKVSAVSAGFLPLLSPLVATLLGLVILGESLSTIQWLGFLLCLCTILLSQLQPSQFLSFLKFKDSSS
- a CDS encoding pseudouridine-5'-phosphate glycosidase, with protein sequence MHNVPIEYSDEVQNALSNGLPILGLESNVLSHGLPYPRNLEMFNACDEIIRSNGVVPALTFIRDKRICIGASPKDVELLTDDPKPIKVSARDIALCIAQGKVGATTASASIAICELAGIRIFSTAGLGGVHRDFSETLDVSADLHEISSRKTIVVSAGVKKFLDIPKTSEVLESLGVPVVGFGTSEFPAFYCRKSGAFLESFSQDPIEIATAAATHIETVGPGGFLILVAPSKEIALDDELVEKAVQRSLINASSQGVRGKAITKFVMRAIDSETDNRSQTANFDVMVEVVNAAAQIARSLKPEFFLDSVAKK
- a CDS encoding tautomerase family protein; the protein is MPHIEIYHFPNSMSDSDRSALADEVTEVIAAHFPTKPGKVSIRLNSIDERDWEEAVVEKMLIPQRATLIREPDYLA